The Streptomyces durmitorensis genome contains the following window.
CCGGGGCTCACACGCCCGACGTCTCGCTCCACAGGGTGCTCAGCGCGGTGTCGCCGGTGACGTGCGGGATCGGCGCGCGGTTCCACAGCGCGAGGTAGAGGTGCTCGGCGGGCCCCGAAAGCTCACACTCGGCCGGACCGTCGCCGCCCCGCTCCGTGACGGGCGGTTCCGGGGACAGGTGCACGGTCCACACGGCGTCCGCGCCCGCGTCCGTCGCCCGTACGCGCAGGACCCGGGGCTCCTGGGTGCGCACCCTGCTGCGGGCGCGCGCGTGGAACCCGCGGAGCAGCTCGTCGATCCCGTCAGCGGCGAACTCCGTACCGATCGGCGACGGCGCACCCCCGCGCGCGGACTCGGCGTCCACGCGGTGGATCGTCGTCTCGTTCGCCTGCCGCCGCGCCCAGAACGCGAGGGGGTTCGGAGCGGGCAGGAACGCCCAGCACCGCACGTCCGGCGCGGCGGCGCGCAGCGTGGCGACCAGGTCGCCGTGCGCCTGCCTGTACCAGTCGAGCAGGGCCGCGCCGTCCAGGTCCGGCGCGTCGCCGATGGGCCGCGGCGAGGTGTGCCCGTCGGCGACGAACGCCGCCGCCCAGCGATGCACCGCTCCCGTGTGTCGCAGCAGATCGCGCACGGTCCAGTCGGGGCAGGTGGTCACCTTGGCGCTCGTCCCGGCCGCTTCGGCTGCGCGGGCCAGCAACTTGCCTTCCGCGTCGAGGACTTCAAGGTGTTCGGCGATCTCCGTACCGGCAGTCTTCATACGGGGGATTGTGCCGGATGGAGTGTGCCGGATGGAGTGCGCGCGAGTACCGCCACTGCTGCGGGCGGGTCCCGGTGCGGTGGCCGGTCAGGTCGAGCGTCGCAGGAACCCGTCGACGAGTCGGTCGATGAACTCGGGCTCGATGGGTTCGCCGGTGACCAGGACGCGGTAGTAGAGCGGACCCACGAGTTGGTCGGTCTCGGCGGTCACGTCGACACTGCTGGGCAGCCTTCCGCGCTGCATGGCGCGCTCCAGCGGTAGACGGTCGCGCACGCGCTGCTCGTTGAGGAACCTGTCCCGGAAGTCCTCGGCGAAGACGGGGTCATGCTGTGCCTGTGCGATCAGGGCCCGGAAGACGGCTCCCGAGTCGGACTGGCTCAGGAATTGCGCCAGTTGGCGCAGATAGGAGCGCAAGTCCTCGGTCAGGTCACCCAGATCGGCCGGTGTCAGCTCCTCGGTCGCGTCCTGCAGGAAGGCGTCCATGAGGACTGCGGTCTTGGATTTCCACCAGCGGTACACGGTCTGCTTGGCCACGCCGGCGCGCGCCGCGATGCCCTCGATCGTGACGCCGGCATAGCCCTTCTCGGCCAGCAGGTCGTCGGCCGCCTCGAGCACCGCCTGCCTGGCCGCAGCGCTGCGTCCGTGCCGGTTGCCGTGATGCCGCCCTGCGGACGAGCCAGTGATGGCCTCGTCGCCTTGTACCGCGCGTCCCATTAGCGCCTCCCTGGGGTACAGGGTAGAAGCTCTAGATTAAACGCAACGTTGCGTCTACTCTAGGATTCATGACCCGCACACACACCCTCGCCGACCCCCGGGTCGAGGCCGCACTCAGCCAGATGTTCGCGCGCGCAGCACACGACGCAGACGCCGCAGCCCTCGCCAGGGAGAAGCTGCCCGAAGGGTTCGCCCCGACGACGCCACAGGAACAGTCCGACGCCGCGGCGGAGATCTATATGCCGATCTCCGCCGCGGGCGGGCAACTGCTCTACAACCTGGTCCGAGCCGTCCGCCCCAGCACCGTCGTGGAATTCGGCACGTCCTTCGGGATCTCCACGCTGTACCTGGCCGCCGGCGTACGCGACAACGGCACGGGGCGCGTCATCACCACGGAACTGAGCAGGACCAAAATCGCAGCGGCTCGCCGCACCTTCGCCGAGACCGGCCTGGACGACGTGATCACCGTCCTCGAGGGAGACGCCCGGCACACCCTCAGGGACCTCGACACTCCTGCCGATCTCGTCCTGCTCGACGGCTGGAAGGACCTCTGCCTGCCGGTCCTGCACCTGCTGGAGCCTCGCCTCGAACCAGGCACCCTCGTCATCGCCGACGACGTCGATCTCGACAGTCTGCGCCCCTACCTGAGCTACGTCCGCGACCCGGCCAACGGCTACCAGAGCGTGACCTTCCCCGTCGAGGACGGCATGGAGATCAGCTGCCGCCTATGACGGGGGGCGTCCGGCGGCCGGGAGTCGGGATGGTCGGTGAACGAGGCGCCGAGGAAGCATGGCTTCTTGCGCAGCATGCGGATCGCGCTCCAGCGCTCCAGCGTTCCAGCGGCGGGTACTTGAGCTCATGAAGACCGCCGTCGCAGCAGGAGAGGCATCTGCACGTCACCTTGCCTGCCTCACCGACCGGGTTCTGGTCGCGGCAGGCGAGCCCCAGTTGTACGGGACGCAGTACACCCACGAGCCGGACGGCTCGGATCCGCGTCCGCAACCGGTGGCTGACCCGGAATTCCGCTGTGCGCCACCTCCTCGGCTTCGGGTGACTCAGGTAT
Protein-coding sequences here:
- a CDS encoding maleylpyruvate isomerase family mycothiol-dependent enzyme — protein: MKTAGTEIAEHLEVLDAEGKLLARAAEAAGTSAKVTTCPDWTVRDLLRHTGAVHRWAAAFVADGHTSPRPIGDAPDLDGAALLDWYRQAHGDLVATLRAAAPDVRCWAFLPAPNPLAFWARRQANETTIHRVDAESARGGAPSPIGTEFAADGIDELLRGFHARARSRVRTQEPRVLRVRATDAGADAVWTVHLSPEPPVTERGGDGPAECELSGPAEHLYLALWNRAPIPHVTGDTALSTLWSETSGV
- a CDS encoding TetR/AcrR family transcriptional regulator, which produces MGRAVQGDEAITGSSAGRHHGNRHGRSAAARQAVLEAADDLLAEKGYAGVTIEGIAARAGVAKQTVYRWWKSKTAVLMDAFLQDATEELTPADLGDLTEDLRSYLRQLAQFLSQSDSGAVFRALIAQAQHDPVFAEDFRDRFLNEQRVRDRLPLERAMQRGRLPSSVDVTAETDQLVGPLYYRVLVTGEPIEPEFIDRLVDGFLRRST
- a CDS encoding O-methyltransferase, whose amino-acid sequence is MTRTHTLADPRVEAALSQMFARAAHDADAAALAREKLPEGFAPTTPQEQSDAAAEIYMPISAAGGQLLYNLVRAVRPSTVVEFGTSFGISTLYLAAGVRDNGTGRVITTELSRTKIAAARRTFAETGLDDVITVLEGDARHTLRDLDTPADLVLLDGWKDLCLPVLHLLEPRLEPGTLVIADDVDLDSLRPYLSYVRDPANGYQSVTFPVEDGMEISCRL